GTTTTGGACCCTCTAATTTGCAAAATAGTTCGTGAATGGTTGAGTATTATCAGGGAAGTGACATCAATGTGGATGTTATATGATTTCAGGTCTTGATATGGATTGaagtattttcatcttttatgaacaatgaaattaatatcaatatttgaattttgtatgaGATGATTGTCCTTAAATTACataattgtttaatttcaatacgtttttcaaaattattgcgAGACtagtaattgattttttttaaacaagtaattagattgaacaaggaattacatatcattcatatttaattttgcaGTATTGTTTAATCcaagtttttttgtgtgttaatACAAGAATATTGTGTAAGATTCAAAATTGTttagcattaaaattattttgattatttaattattaaatattaaaaaaattgattattaaatattatcaagcattaaatttattttgaatatataactatttaaaaaatgactaatatttatttttattcaatattgaaattttaatttttaaataaatatttaaaaatgaaaatttaaatttcactgaaattgaattactttatccaaacaaggaaattaaaatataagaaattgaattgtttcatccaaacaaaatttttacaaaatgagAGGAATTTAAATCAACACAATTAAAATGTTGTGTATTTGAATTTCCTAGATAATTTTAAATCCTCCATCAAAACATATGGTTATAGTTTTTTCTTTACTACTTTGGTTTATTGCTTTCATTTACAATTTTCAACCTTTTCCTTTCATGCAAAATCCTAtcttcactactacaaaaagcggATTCAACATCGGTGTGTTAACATCAGttgttaaaaaaaccgatgttaacatatgcgcggtggcataattgtaaataccgtgtatacgttaacatcggttttgtgaaaaaccgatgttaacaaagttcattaacatcagttattggagaaccgatgttaacatttattatttaacatcggtttttaaataaccgatgttaacatatgtttattaacattgggtttttagaaaaccgatgttaatgtttgatatgttaacatcggttttctctagaaaaccgatgttaaccttaacatcattttgttaacatcggttttttttaaaaaccgatgttgaagttatattttaaaaaatatggtgaGCCCTAAGAAACTAGCGCTctgtcttcttctccatctaagctTTCGCGCTCTCTTATTCTTCTAATCTCCGTCTAGCGAAACCGTCCCTGTCTGCATCTAAGCATCGTGTTCGTCGCACTCGAGCATCGTCATCGTTGCACTCGAGCATCGTCACAAGTCTTtgcttcttctccttcgccACCATACATAGGTATGTTTCGTCTCCTTCGCGttgtcttctccttctctctgtcTTCTTCTCCATCCATGCTTTCTTGCTCTCTTTGTTCTCCATCTACCTTGAAGCTGTATGTTCTCCATCTGACCATCATTTTGTCTAAGGTCGAGCATCATGTTCGTCGCACTCCAGCATCGTCAGAAGTCtgtgcttcttctccttcgccACCTCACATAGGTATGTTTGGTCTAATCctgtataaatatttgattgcatTCATGTATCGCACACTTAGTGAACTAAACATGGCTAGGGTATCTCATATTTAACTCGAGCATCGTGACAACTTTGTGCTTCTTCTCCTTAGTGAAGTTTCCCTTACCCTTATTGTGTTCTTCTAACAGTTTAAGAGTTAACGCCTATTATTGGAGTTTAACAGTTTCCCTTACCCTTATTGTGTTCTTGTAACAGTTTAAGAGTTAACGCCTATTATTGGAGTTTAACAGTTTCCCTTACCCTTATTGTGTTCTTGTAACAGTTTAAGAGTTTAAGAGTTAACGCCTCCTAGTTCCTAAAACCTTCCTTAAGATTAGAGgaccattggttaaaatgaagAGTAAAATCCTTGTCCATTGCTTTGATCCACGACCATAGTAGGAATAGGGCATCTTCTAACAGTTTGGTTCCATGAAAAGTTGTATCTTGGAACACCACCTTATTTCTATGGTGCCATATTGTCCAAGTTAAAGCAATCCACCAGCATTTCCAGGTTTTGGACCTGACTCCATCTGCTACCTCCATTCCATGTTGCAGAAAATGGTCCCTATGATTTTGTGGCATTACAGTGATAAGATTAACCCAGGACATTGATTCCCACCATAATGGGAGGGTTTTGCTACAATTGAAGAACAAGTGTTCATCCCCCTCCTCCTTATTTCTGCATAAAGGACATAACATATCATCTATCGGCATTTGTCTCCTTCTAAGGTTTTGCTTTGTTGGTAATCTATCCCGAAGTAGCCTCCAAGTGAACACTGCTGTTTTTGTGGGTATTTTGAGTTTCCATATTGCCCCATAATCCTGTTCCTGTCTTACCTCCATCAGCTCTCCCCATATCAAATCATATCCACTTTTTGTTGAGTAGTCTCCTGCAGGTTCAGGTTTCCAAATCCAAGTGTCCTCCCTTAGGGGATGAAGTTGCTGCTGTGATATGTCCCCAAGAAAACTATCCGCCATTGCTATTTCAGAATCGAAAAGGCTAGGTGTCTTCTCCAATTAAGCTGCCATTCCCAGTTTGAGTGCTATTTCAAGAAAACTACCCATGCAATTATTATTTGGTTTGAGTGCCGTTTCAATTGTTTTGCTTATGCTCTTCTTTCCCAGTTTAGTTAGGATTCTTTTATCAGCTTGTTCTTTTAATCCAACACAATGTCAGTATTTTGGTCTAAAAGTTAAGATAGTTCCAATGATTTCtttttatgcatatttttgtttgtgaagtgatcctaagaatttttgtatgtagcttgtgtagAAAATTGAAACCAGTAATTTGAAAATAGGATGCTTAAactggtttaggctataagaaGCAAGTTTTAACCACTATGCTACACAAGCCAGTAGCATAGTTATGAAACCAGTAATTTGAAAACAAGATGCTAAACTGGTTTAGGCTACAACAAGCAAGTTTTAACCACTATGCAACATTTGCTTTTAACCAATGTAGTGTATATGGTCCTTAAGCACACGGGTTAGTAGATCAATGTTTAGGTCAATGTATATGAAATAacatcttttctcttttttgcttGATCATTATTAATTCTGATGGCAATATCAATAGATACAAAGCCACAACTGATATAGAAGTAGCCCCTGCAGCAAAATATAGAAGTTTAGTTGCTGCCACAGCTGATATTCTCTGGATTCAAACTCTTCTCTTGGAACTTTCAGTCCCTCATTGTAGACCTAGGTAGGTTAATTATTCACCATGAAGTAAAAAAAGAGTATCATTTgtatatgcaaatagatatataacataacaaggtagctagagagagagagaaaaaaatagagaaagagaatgaTAGCAAGGGAGAAGTTCATTTATGTTCCAAATTTCAGTGACATGattgattcattgattaaatTCCAAGCAGCATGGCTAAAAGCTTTTGAGTTCTGcccttaattgtttttttattcttctgtaTTTTATACTAGTTTTTTCTATAGTTCATTTCATCATCATTGTAACTATAGCTGGCCATTATAAAATAGCTTAGACAATCTAGGTCTGCTGCTTCTGAACCTTTTATTTA
This region of Glycine max cultivar Williams 82 chromosome 7, Glycine_max_v4.0, whole genome shotgun sequence genomic DNA includes:
- the LOC106799287 gene encoding uncharacterized protein yields the protein MADSFLGDISQQQLHPLREDTWIWKPEPAGDYSTKSGYDLIWGELMEVRQEQDYGAIWKLKIPTKTAVFTWRLLRDRLPTKQNLRRRQMPIDDMLCPLCRNKEEGDEHLFFNCSKTLPLWWESMSWVNLITVMPQNHRDHFLQHGMEVADGVRSKTWKCWWIALTWTIWHHRNKVVFQDTTFHGTKLLEDALFLLWSWIKAMDKDFTLHFNQWSSNLKEGLDQTYLCEVAKEKKHRLLTMLECDEHDARP